The Candidatus Caldatribacterium sp. genome window below encodes:
- the nth gene encoding endonuclease III yields the protein MENQVTTILSRLKERFPNARLLLEFRNPFELLIATILAAQARDEKVNEVTKELFARFPTPRDLAEAPFEEIAAIVKPLNYARKKAAFIQEVSRVLVEKFGGNVPASLEDLVELPGVGRKTANIVLANAYGIPAIPVDTHVGRVAQRIGLSQSKTPEDIEEDLMRVIPQEMWIAASHLLGFLGRFICEAKKPRCNACPIVDLCEYSEKSL from the coding sequence ATGGAGAACCAGGTCACTACCATCCTCAGCCGCCTGAAAGAGCGTTTTCCCAACGCCCGGCTCCTCCTTGAGTTCCGGAACCCTTTTGAGCTCCTCATTGCCACCATTCTTGCCGCCCAGGCACGGGATGAAAAGGTGAACGAAGTCACTAAGGAGCTCTTTGCCCGTTTCCCCACTCCAAGAGATCTGGCAGAAGCACCTTTTGAGGAAATTGCAGCCATCGTGAAACCCCTCAACTACGCTCGCAAAAAGGCAGCATTCATTCAGGAAGTGAGCAGAGTCCTGGTAGAAAAATTCGGCGGGAATGTACCGGCCTCCCTGGAGGACCTTGTAGAACTTCCCGGGGTGGGGAGGAAAACGGCAAACATTGTCCTTGCCAATGCGTACGGTATTCCTGCCATTCCCGTAGACACCCACGTGGGACGAGTTGCCCAGCGCATCGGCCTGAGCCAATCTAAAACTCCCGAGGACATAGAGGAAGACCTCATGCGGGTCATTCCCCAGGAAATGTGGATAGCAGCGTCCCACCTTCTTGGATTCCTCGGGAGGTTCATCTGCGAGGCGAAGAAACCCCGCTGCAACGCTTGCCCTATTGTTGACCTCTGTGAGTATTCGGAGAAATCCCTCTAA
- a CDS encoding carboxypeptidase regulatory-like domain-containing protein — MTFLHGTVMLPADTPFHDGFFEYPSSDEEEAPEVPIVGAKILVVLAEGGAPVTQTVTNDEGEFVARVPSGERYFLEVYVDGDLVALAFAEVGEKKHHEVGVVGSESTLSAILRKREMALSEKSGNLPDEEALRSWREDLLRLWRRGKNLLQFPPLKETAKKDFVASLDPLRLFEKIEYFFGEDGHYLVVLWKAREEVEATLYIRPFRLPVFQKDGPEVGKEGRFVLPVEEFEGYLFFLEAKNATNLLGRTQTYIVRAPFTPQIRDANLYGYQEGPTTVLRRETRGRRVIHFHSDRDGVIVLTLRRAQERGFAIEMEFDLSRKRIFPKCFMQEGFRHLMLAMYFSEDRSFFWGPVGRGVKVREEEWEELLGLWKEIPPEISLKDRFVEVGFGFPFVEVIGFFQDKEFRLFANRYPEDGVLLLSSRRLDSLDVEATIYYRGRVRLWGEGVFEGCFLDIDFEGKFVEDTEKEDENETLSSLQASVKGPVTLWAKAWVGQIRGISPNTHRGQQ; from the coding sequence GTGACCTTTCTGCATGGCACGGTGATGCTTCCTGCGGATACCCCATTTCATGACGGCTTTTTTGAGTATCCCTCTTCGGATGAGGAAGAGGCGCCGGAGGTCCCCATTGTGGGGGCAAAAATCCTTGTGGTTCTTGCCGAAGGTGGGGCTCCGGTTACCCAGACGGTAACGAACGACGAGGGGGAATTTGTAGCCCGGGTTCCCTCTGGGGAACGTTACTTCCTTGAGGTGTACGTTGATGGTGACCTTGTGGCCTTGGCCTTTGCGGAGGTGGGAGAGAAGAAGCACCACGAGGTGGGGGTGGTGGGAAGCGAGAGTACGCTTTCGGCCATTCTCCGCAAGCGCGAGATGGCTCTCTCGGAAAAATCGGGGAATCTTCCTGATGAAGAGGCATTACGGTCCTGGAGGGAAGACCTTTTACGACTCTGGCGAAGGGGAAAGAACCTCCTGCAGTTTCCTCCCTTGAAGGAGACGGCCAAGAAGGATTTTGTGGCCTCCCTGGATCCCTTGCGCCTTTTTGAGAAAATCGAGTACTTCTTCGGGGAAGACGGGCACTACCTGGTTGTCCTCTGGAAGGCTCGAGAAGAAGTGGAGGCAACGCTCTACATCCGTCCTTTTCGTCTCCCTGTTTTCCAGAAGGACGGTCCGGAGGTTGGGAAAGAGGGGCGATTTGTTCTGCCGGTTGAGGAGTTCGAGGGGTACCTCTTCTTTCTTGAGGCGAAGAACGCTACGAACCTCCTTGGTCGCACTCAAACCTACATCGTCCGGGCCCCATTCACACCCCAGATACGAGATGCAAATCTCTATGGGTACCAGGAGGGTCCAACGACTGTCCTTCGCCGGGAGACTCGAGGGCGGAGGGTCATCCACTTCCATTCTGACCGGGATGGGGTGATTGTGCTGACTCTCCGGAGGGCTCAGGAGCGGGGTTTCGCCATCGAGATGGAATTCGACCTGAGTCGGAAGCGAATCTTTCCAAAATGCTTCATGCAGGAAGGGTTTCGGCATCTGATGCTTGCCATGTACTTTTCGGAAGACCGTTCCTTCTTCTGGGGTCCCGTGGGGAGGGGAGTGAAAGTTCGCGAGGAGGAATGGGAAGAACTCCTTGGGCTTTGGAAGGAGATTCCCCCCGAAATTTCCCTCAAGGACCGCTTTGTGGAAGTAGGTTTTGGATTCCCCTTTGTCGAGGTCATTGGGTTTTTCCAGGATAAGGAATTCCGTCTCTTTGCGAACCGCTACCCCGAGGATGGAGTGCTCCTTTTATCTTCCCGGCGCCTTGATTCCCTCGACGTTGAGGCCACCATTTACTACCGGGGTCGGGTGAGACTCTGGGGCGAGGGGGTTTTTGAGGGCTGCTTTCTCGATATCGACTTCGAGGGGAAGTTTGTGGAGGATACGGAGAAAGAGGACGAGAATGAAACCCTTTCCTCTCTCCAGGCCTCGGTGAAAGGCCCCGTTACCCTCTGGGCAAAGGCCTGGGTAGGCCAGATTAGAGGGATTTCTCCGAATACTCACAGAGGTCAACAATAG